In the genome of Flavobacteriaceae bacterium YJPT1-3, the window ACAGTGGATTGACGAAAACCGTCAACTCCTTAAGCCACCCGTAGGCAATAAGAATCTGTACAAGGATGCCGGAGATTATATTGTCATGATCGTTGGCGGTCCCAACGCCCGAAAAGATTACCATTACAACGAAACGGAAGAGCTGTTTTATCAGCTGGAAGGCCATATCGAAGTGCATGTGCAGGACGAGGGGAAAAAGCGCACCATGAAATTAGGTCCGGGTGATATGTATCTGCATCCGGCGAAGGTTCCGCACAGTCCGGTGAGGCATGAGAATAGCATAGGCCTGGTGGTCGAAGTCAAACGCACCGATGAAGAAACTCTCGATGGGTTGTTGTGGTATTGTGACCATTGCAATAACAAACTGCATGAGACCTATTTTCACTTAGAGGATATAGAAAAAGACTTTTTACCGCGCTTTCGCGA includes:
- a CDS encoding 3-hydroxyanthranilate 3,4-dioxygenase, which encodes MAIPAPFNLQQWIDENRQLLKPPVGNKNLYKDAGDYIVMIVGGPNARKDYHYNETEELFYQLEGHIEVHVQDEGKKRTMKLGPGDMYLHPAKVPHSPVRHENSIGLVVEVKRTDEETLDGLLWYCDHCNNKLHETYFHLEDIEKDFLPRFREFYGSKELRTCDQCGEVMETDPRFTD